The DNA region GGCGCGGGCGGGGTTCGGGTTGAATCTAATTGCGATCACATTGATTACATTGTTCTTTTACTACTTGACCAGCAGTCTTTTGGGCATTGAATTTAATCAATTGCCCGAATGGGCGCAGATTCAGCAGTGAAGGGGTCATCATGGAGCAGTCATCGCATCAATTTGACATGGCCTATAACGTACGCATCGGCGGCGACCTGCCTGTGTTCATCGCAGGGCCGTGCGTCATTGAATCTCGCGGGTTGTGCATCGACGTCGCCCAGCGCCTGAAAGAACTAACCAGCAAGTTAGGCGTTCCCTTTATTTTCAAAGCCTCGTTCGACAAAGCCAACCGCACCAGCGGGCAGTCGTTCCGCTCGATTGGGTTTGAAAAATCGCTGGAAATCCTCGCCGAAGTACGCGCCCAAATCGGCGTCCCGGTTTTGACTGACGTACACGAACGCGATCACGTCAAACAAGTCGCTGATGTGGTTGACGTATTACAAATCCCCGCGTTTTTATGCAGGCAGACGGATTTGCTCGAAGCCTGCGCCCAAGTCGACAAACCGGTCAACATCAAAAAAGGGCAATTCATGGCGCCCCAAGACATGCAACACGCCGCCGAAAAGATTCGCGCGGTGGGACGCGGGCGCGTCTGCCTGACCGAGCGCGGCTCATCGTTTGGATATCACAATCTGGTGGTCGATATGCGCAGTCTGGTTGTCATGCGCCAATACGCCCCCGTGATTTTCGATGCGACTCACAGCGTCCAGCAACCCGGCGCGGCGGGCGGCGCCTCTGGCGGTCAGCGCGAGTATGTATCGCCCTTGGCGCGCGCGGCGGCGGCGGTAGGCGTCGACGGGTTCTTTATCGAAACCCACCCCGATCCACAACAGGCGCTCAGCGACGGCCCCAACATGGTGCCCCTCAATGAAATGGAGCCGCTGCTGCGTTCGCTGCTGGCGATTCACCAGGCGGCCCGCATTTAATCTAATTCGGGTTTAATTCCCCACCCCTTGGGGCGCAAGAAATACTAGAAGCCATCTCTAAATAATTTGTTCGTTGCGAAAGGCATGGGTGCATCTCTGCTTGCTTCGGTGCAGGCTTTCTGGCCCTTATGCACAGGCGCTCCCAGAGTTGCACCCATGCCAAACTTGGTGTAGCAATTTGTGAAATCGTGGCGGGGTGGCAAGGGCAAGGTCGAATGTAATGAGACCAGCCCTTGAATCGTATGGGTGATCCCCTCTGGCGCTTTCAGCGCAAAAAAGCCTTAAGTCAATGACATTGCTTTTAAGGGGCGCTACTATTGTCAAGCGAGGCGCCAAAGTAGCCGTTTAAAGTGGAACTTCTTCCCAAAATCCTGCGCCGGTTCCTTTATTCTATGTTCGAGGTAGAATATACGCCGCACTTAATGAAAAATTCCGTAAGATACCACGATAATCAATTGGAGACGAACATGATTGATCCGCATGGATCCGATACACTGAATCCGTTGTACGTCCAAGATGACGCCCAACGCGCTGAATTACAAAAAGAAGCCGCCGGGCTGCCTTCCGTCCTGGTCAGTTCCGCCGCCGCCGCCAACGCGGTGATGCTGGGCAGCGGCTATTTTAACCCGCTGACGGGTTATATGACCAAAGCCGATGCGCTTTCGGTCGCCGACAAAATGACCACCGCGAGCGGCGTGTTCTTTCCCGTCCCGGTGTTGAACCTCATTTCTGACGCCTCAGATGTACAAGGGAAAAAACGCATTGCGCTGCTCGACCCCAACGTCGATGGCAACCCCGTTATTGCGATTCAAACCGTTGAATCCGTCGAAGAATTCAGCGAAGACGATATGAAACAGATGACGGAAAAGATTTTTCGCACCACCGACGATAAACACCCCGGCGTGGCGGCGTTTAATGGTCAGGGCCGCGTGTGCGTGTCAGGCCCCATTCAGGTGTTGAACTTCTCATACTTTGCGGCAGACTTCCCAGACACGTTCCGTACGGCGTATCAGATTCGCGAAGAAATGGACAAACTCGGCTGGGAGAAAGTGGTCGCGTTCCAAACCCGTAACCCGATGCACCGCGCCCACGAAGAACTATGCCGCATGGCCTACGAAGCGGTCAACGCGGATGGCATCTTAATTCACATGCTGCTTGGTAAACTCAAACCGGGCGATATCCCCGCCGATGTGCGCGACGCTTCGATTCGCAAGATGGTTGAAGTCTATTTCCCCGCGAACTCCGTTTTAGTGACCGGATATGGATTCGACATGATGTACGCCGGGCCGCGCGAAGCCGTACTTCACGCGGTGTTCCGTCAGAACAGCGGCTGCACCCATCTGATCGTAGGCCGCGACCACGCGGGCGTTGGCGATTATTACGGGCCGTTTGACGCGCAGGCGATCTTCCATGACGAAGTGCCTGACGGCGCATTGAAAATTGAAATCTTTGAAGCCGACCATACCGCATGGTCGAAGAAACTCAATAAAGTGGTTATGATGCGCGACCATCCCGACCACGGCAAAGACGACTATGTCTTCTTGTCAGGAACCAAGGTTCGCGACATGTTATCAAACGGTGAAGACCTGCCCGAAGAGTTCTCCCGTCCCGAAGTCGCCAAAATTTTGATGAGACACTACCAATCA from Candidatus Hinthialibacter antarcticus includes:
- the kdsA gene encoding 3-deoxy-8-phosphooctulonate synthase, producing the protein MEQSSHQFDMAYNVRIGGDLPVFIAGPCVIESRGLCIDVAQRLKELTSKLGVPFIFKASFDKANRTSGQSFRSIGFEKSLEILAEVRAQIGVPVLTDVHERDHVKQVADVVDVLQIPAFLCRQTDLLEACAQVDKPVNIKKGQFMAPQDMQHAAEKIRAVGRGRVCLTERGSSFGYHNLVVDMRSLVVMRQYAPVIFDATHSVQQPGAAGGASGGQREYVSPLARAAAAVGVDGFFIETHPDPQQALSDGPNMVPLNEMEPLLRSLLAIHQAARI
- the sat gene encoding sulfate adenylyltransferase, giving the protein MIDPHGSDTLNPLYVQDDAQRAELQKEAAGLPSVLVSSAAAANAVMLGSGYFNPLTGYMTKADALSVADKMTTASGVFFPVPVLNLISDASDVQGKKRIALLDPNVDGNPVIAIQTVESVEEFSEDDMKQMTEKIFRTTDDKHPGVAAFNGQGRVCVSGPIQVLNFSYFAADFPDTFRTAYQIREEMDKLGWEKVVAFQTRNPMHRAHEELCRMAYEAVNADGILIHMLLGKLKPGDIPADVRDASIRKMVEVYFPANSVLVTGYGFDMMYAGPREAVLHAVFRQNSGCTHLIVGRDHAGVGDYYGPFDAQAIFHDEVPDGALKIEIFEADHTAWSKKLNKVVMMRDHPDHGKDDYVFLSGTKVRDMLSNGEDLPEEFSRPEVAKILMRHYQSEA